The genomic region tgaacagtgtgtgcaaatgtagaagagtagggaggtattTATATACATCAGGAGGTACATATACTCGGGCTGTTGCGGAttgggttattagcaattgtgaacaaacagctgacccgtGCATCACTAGTGTTAGTGTCAGCATGTATGTATTGCGTTAATCAGTATATTAATGATCAgaatccctctgtctctgtgttcctctctctctgtcagctggAGGGTGATAGcggagagggagatggtgaggtagaggaggaggaggatgatgatgatgaagattgTTTCCCCTCCCTCCTACCCGACATGGGAGAGCGCGATGTACGTATCCCGGAAGTCTTCTCACACATTGATGAGTTTGGAATGCTCAGCGCCTCAAAGGGGACGGCGACCTCAATAAATCGGGACCTCTCATTGGGCGGAATGGGCTTTGCTGGGTTAGGACTGGCCAATCACGAGAGTACGGGACTTCTGGTTGGTTTGGAGAAGCAGCGTGTGGAACTGGAGAAGCAGCGTCTGGCTGTGGAAACGGAGCGGcttgtggtggagagagagagactcctacTGGATAAGGAGAGACTGAGTCAGtctgaggtggagagggagagactgcagctggagagagagagactgcagctggagagagagagattgcagctggagagagagagacttaggcTGTTGCTCATGAACCAATCAGAACGGGCTGCTGCTCCCCCCCAGCAaggccctccctcctcctccacccctaccACATCCTCTTCCTCTGCTGTGGATGAACAGAATGAGAGAAATGAGAATAAACCCTGGCTTTCTATGATAGATCTGGAGGGTGAAAGACTGAGCCTGGAGAAGGAGCGACTGCAGTTAGAGAAAGAGAGGCTGCAGTTCTTTAAGTTTGAGTCTGGACGACTGCAGATAGAGCGGGAGAGACTAGAGGTAGAGAGAATGCAGCTTCACCAGGACCAgggtcattgagagagagagggaggataggattGTTTCAAATAACATTTAGTCACATGCTTCGttaacaacaggtgtggactaacaatgaaatgcttatGGGCCATTCCCAATAATGTAGAGGAAATAGAGAAATAATTGAaaagatgatgatgataataatagaTACATAATTAGAAATGAAAAGCTTtgttatatacatggggtaccagtaccaatttgatgtgtaggggtacatGGTAATTGAGGTACATACAGTttcaagaaaaagtatgtgaaccctttggaattacctggatctCTGCATAAATTAGACATAAAATttcatctgatcttcatctacagtaagtcacaacaatagacaaacggtctgcttaaactaataacatacAAATGATTGTATTTGTCTTGTCTTTATTGAATAGATAATTTAAAGATTCAGTGTAGGTTGGAAGAAGTATGTGAACCTCTagactaatgacttctccaaaagccaattggagtcaggagtcagctaacctggagtccaatcaatgagacaagattggagatgttggttagagctgccctgccccgTAAACACTCC from Oncorhynchus keta strain PuntledgeMale-10-30-2019 chromosome 18, Oket_V2, whole genome shotgun sequence harbors:
- the LOC118380205 gene encoding myb/SANT-like DNA-binding domain-containing protein 4; this encodes MSLSKTSVSPSIRDPSLCPSAPLLTARLDFLQMKHLKRKRKSNYSVRETQTLIREIHKRRDVLFSRQQNTAINELKRRAWEEVAGGVNALGEGELRTSSEVKRRYLDWRSLMKRKQLRAELSLSTGLKAEYDPSSPEHNASLGSRDQSLDLSSFPKESQCDWQDLADLGEPSGHAMSTGIKMEEEVNGYRLEGDSGEGDGEVEEEEDDDDEDCFPSLLPDMGERDVRIPEVFSHIDEFGMLSASKGTATSINRDLSLGGMGFAGLGLANHESTGLLVGLEKQRVELEKQRLAVETERLVVERERLLLDKERLSQSEVERERLQLERERLQLERERLQLERERLRLLLMNQSERAAAPPQQGPPSSSTPTTSSSSAVDEQNERNENKPWLSMIDLEGERLSLEKERLQLEKERLQFFKFESGRLQIERERLEVERMQLHQDQGH